The genomic interval CGATGGTCCGCATGACTTTGCCGTTTTCCAGGGCATAATGGACGGCGTCTTCCAGTTGCAATTCCCATAATTGCTGAAAATTAGGACTACTCAGCGTTAGCGGGGCAGGGACAGAGGTCACCTCGGCCAAACTTTGGGTATCGACGTCCGGATGCTCGATTTGCGTGGCTTTGCCGATCCAATGCGACATGTCGCCATCTTCGAACAGAAAATGGGGCTGGCGAGGGGCGCAGCCCGTGATCGAGATTGCGGTACACATCAAGAGTGCCACAGCCGCGCGTAAGTTCCGTCGCATGGATGGTCTCGTCCTGAAATGGCTTTCGGTCTGACCCTGGCTCTGAGAACACCCCTATGGTGTTTTCAGGGAGCCAGCCGATTTGCCGTAAGTTGAATCTTCGCAGTGGTTTATGGGCAATTATGGATTTGGCAAAAGTTGGTCTTACCCTTGCCATCCCCACCCGGCTGAACCGGGGCAAGCAGGGACACGCTGCGCGCGGATCACTTGCGGCAAATCACTTATCGTCGCCACAGACGGTAAAGCTTGAATAATCGGTAGAGTTTTTCTGATTGTTAAAGTCTTCCTATCTTTGCTAGTCTAGCTAGATCGCGGTTTGCGACTTTGGTGTTGAAATATTGCTAGCTCTTCCATTCCGCAATTTTTGGTATAAGTCAATTTAACCCTCTCTCACCGCTAGCCCCTGTCCCTCTCCTCTGACCCCTTCCCCCCACCCCTTCTCCAGCACCCATGCCTCATTTTGACCTCCCCGCCATTCAATCCGCGCTCGCCCAATTTGACCTGGATGCCTGGCTGTTGGCCGATTTTCGCGGATCAAACCCCTTGGCCGCAACCGTGCTGGGTCTGGATCCCGCCGCCCATCGCACGCGGCGCTGGTTGTATGTTATTCCCCGCCAGGGAACTCCTAAAAAGCTGGTTCACCGGATTGAACCGGCGGCGTTGGCCGGTTTGCCCGGCGACGAACGGATTTATCTGACCTGGCAGGATTTTCAGGCGGGCGTCGCCTGGACGTTGGTCGATCTGCCCAGCGATCTGGGCCAGCCCCGTGTTGCCCTGGAATATTCCCCCCGCAACATGATTCCCTATATTTCGCGGATCGATGGCGGGTTGTTGGAACTAGTGCGCGACTGCGGGGTCGAACCAGTCTCTAGCGGAAATCTGTTGCAAGAGTTTGAAGCCACCTGGACACCGGAACAATGGCAACTGCATCTGCAAGCCGCCCAAGGGACCAACGCCGCTTATGACCGTGTCTGGCGGTTTTTGCGGGAGGCGGCCGCCAGCGGCCATGAACCGCGCGAAACCGACGTGCAGGACCTCATCATGAACCACTTTGCCGAACATGGACTAATCACCGACCATCCCCCCATTGTCGGCGTCGGACCCCATGCCGGCGATCCCCACTATGCCCCCATGCGCGGGGCCGATAGCGCCATCCGCGCGGGCGATCTGGTCCTGGTCGATCTGTGGGCGAAGGTCGATCACCCGCGCGGCGTCTATAGCGACCTGACGCGCATGGGTTATATGGGCCAGCAGGTACCGGAAAAATACGCCGCCGTGTTTGCCATTGTGGCCGCTGCCCGGGATGCGGCCATCGCCCTGGTTACAACGCGTTTTGACACCGGTCAACAATTGGCGGGATGGGAAGTGGACCAGGCCGCGCGGCAGGTGATTGTGGATGCGGGTTATGGAGCCGCTTTTGTGCATCGGACGGGTCATAATATCGGGACCTCGACGCATGGCAACGGCGCGAACATGGATAATCTGGAAACGCGGGACGAACGGCGGGTCCTGCGGCGAACCTGCTTTTCGGTCGAACCGGGGATCTACCTGCCCGAGTTTGGCATTCGCAGCGAAGTCAATGTATATGTTGACAAGGATGGCCAAGTCCATGTGACCGGCGGCGACTTGCAGCGGCAAATTGTGCCAATTTTGGCGTGAGCATGCCAGGCACCAAGAGCTACATCAGACATGCTCGGCACCAGCCACGGAGGAAGTTCAGAGAAGCACGAGAAGACAGGGAATAGCCATATGAAATCTGAGATTTGAAATTTGAAATCGTCGATCCGTGGCTAAGAATTCTTTTGTCACGATTCTTTTTGTCACGGATTTTCACTGATGGAACGTTAATTTTATTATATCGTCCGTGACACGGGCTTTGGCTCGTAACTGCCCCAACGGCCCGATTCATCCCCTGTAAAACGAATTAATCAAAAAATTCCTGGGTTTCTCACATTAACCCAAACTACAGGCTTCCAGCCCACCCAACTCTCTGGGAAAACTATGTTTCGCCTGTTAAATTAGATAGAGTTTGCCGGGAATACTTTTCAGTTTTTCAAAGAACGTCCGCAGTTGTAGTTCACCTCCGTACTCCACCTCCTCTTGTTCACTCTCCACTAACCACTAACCGCCCATGCCACTGCTCGTTGTCGGATCGGTAGCCTTGGATTCCATCGAAACTCCCCGCGCGACACGGAATAATGTCTTAGGGGGGTCGGCTGTTTTTTTTTCCACGGCCGCCAGTCACTTTACGCCGGTCAAGTTGGTGGGTGTCGTGGGCGAGGATTGGCCTGGCGAACATACGGCCATGCTGCGTGCCCGGGGGATCGACACCGCGGGGTTGCAGACCGTAGCGGGAGGAAAGACCTTTCGCTGGCGGGGTAAATACCAGCCGAACATGAATGACCGGGAGACGCTGGAGGTGCATTTGAACGTGTTAGAGCAGTTTCAGCCGATCTTGCCGGACAACTTTCGCCAGTCGCATTATGTGTTTTTGGGGAATGACTCTCCCCGGAACCAAATGCAGGTGTTGGAGCAGGCGTCGGGGCGCAAGCTGGTCGTGGCGGATACGATGGATTTGTGGATCAATATCCAGAATGACGAGTTAAAGGCGTTACTAAAGCGGTTGGACGGGCTGTTGATCAATGATAGCGAGGCCAAGCTTTTGACCGATGAGGAGAATCTGGTCCAGGCGGGGCACAAGGTGCTAGAGCTGGGCCCAAAATTTGTCGTGGTCAAAAAAGGCGAACATGGGGCGATGTTTTTTAGTCAGGAAGAAACCTACGTGATGCCCGCCTATCCCACGTCCAGAGTGATCGACCCTACCGGAGCGGGGGACAGTTTTGCGGGCGGGATGATGGGTTATCTGGCCGAAAAGCGGAGTTTTGACGCCCGCACGCTCAAGGAGGCTTTGGCGTATGGGGTGGTGACGGCCAGCTTTACCGTGGAGGATTTTTCGCTGGACCGGCTCAAGGCGATCACCCGCGCCGACCTGGACCAGCGCTGGCGGGAATACCGCCAAATGCTGAGCTTTTAGGCAATTTACAGTGAACAATTAAAAATTAAGAATGATTTTCCTTATTAATTCTTCATTTGAATCTCCCGCCCCCAT from Pirellulales bacterium carries:
- a CDS encoding PfkB family carbohydrate kinase, encoding MPLLVVGSVALDSIETPRATRNNVLGGSAVFFSTAASHFTPVKLVGVVGEDWPGEHTAMLRARGIDTAGLQTVAGGKTFRWRGKYQPNMNDRETLEVHLNVLEQFQPILPDNFRQSHYVFLGNDSPRNQMQVLEQASGRKLVVADTMDLWINIQNDELKALLKRLDGLLINDSEAKLLTDEENLVQAGHKVLELGPKFVVVKKGEHGAMFFSQEETYVMPAYPTSRVIDPTGAGDSFAGGMMGYLAEKRSFDARTLKEALAYGVVTASFTVEDFSLDRLKAITRADLDQRWREYRQMLSF
- a CDS encoding M24 family metallopeptidase, which gives rise to MPHFDLPAIQSALAQFDLDAWLLADFRGSNPLAATVLGLDPAAHRTRRWLYVIPRQGTPKKLVHRIEPAALAGLPGDERIYLTWQDFQAGVAWTLVDLPSDLGQPRVALEYSPRNMIPYISRIDGGLLELVRDCGVEPVSSGNLLQEFEATWTPEQWQLHLQAAQGTNAAYDRVWRFLREAAASGHEPRETDVQDLIMNHFAEHGLITDHPPIVGVGPHAGDPHYAPMRGADSAIRAGDLVLVDLWAKVDHPRGVYSDLTRMGYMGQQVPEKYAAVFAIVAAARDAAIALVTTRFDTGQQLAGWEVDQAARQVIVDAGYGAAFVHRTGHNIGTSTHGNGANMDNLETRDERRVLRRTCFSVEPGIYLPEFGIRSEVNVYVDKDGQVHVTGGDLQRQIVPILA